The DNA window gacatactagcattatctgaaataaTGGTtcaataactttgacaaggctaagatcactgaaatgacaacccaagacacacaccttctttcacataccgagagagggtaggtctggtggaggtgtcggactctATTCATAAAGGCTACTATAGACGGCCCTCTCGCAGGTTGTAGTGAaagacatatttaaagaaaaactctattctttaatatatttttaaaaacaacaatgttttattggaaaaactctattgctataatttcagtaattgtaattactttgtattctatttccttcattacatattttttttattaacatttccaataaagacctctggtcgGATAACTTGATTATAAAATTCATAATACTAGGCGGGTGAATCTCTTGGTTCTGCTACACATTGAATCcttaagaaatatgcactaagcattaataggtgtcattaaagtcatgagagaattccactaaatagttattcgatctgtggcatatcTTATCTAGCGTAACCCCTTACGACCTctattttccctcattaaattATAAAGATCTCTTGATAACATCCTTTACTTACCGAACTGTTTGCTGCCCGCTGCAAGGACCGTCCGTCTCAGTCCCCTTGTGGACCGCTGACAAACCCTACCGAGGGAACGCCACCGTTATCAAGCACACCCCTCACTATGTTTTCactgtctatatttcatcatattaacagctctatttagctattgttatttaaacagcaaccctgacaacccttttaagtctataaatctcagaacactgtgacgcttaccttataattccatctaaaggacctCAATGTGGACTTTCCCAAACACGTCCTCTCTCTAAGATGACTTTGTTTGAAAGGAAAGTTACCGTTCACCGAAGCGCTTGATTTGAGAGGGTAGCGGAAGATGGACCGATGGTTCCTTTTGttttttgttactaacatataaagtGTCCctcataattattgtttctgatggaaacttcctcattttaattttcttattatttgataaagcgtacgcctctattagtgacccgaaatttaattacaagttttggatttaccacgaacagtCATTTGAAGTTGCAcagggaaaagtgaaatttccctgcgtgaaatttccctgcgtttacacccGCCCCTTTGAAACCTCTTGAGCACAAGGGGGTTCAACACCAATTGTTGAGTAATGCCCACTAGATCCGTCTCCtcctccaaaattaaaacaagctTCAACAGCGGTCTGTCatattccttgccctctctcctgacagtcaccTTCCTCACCAAACTATCTTTCCCTACTTCAGTCTGCACTACTTTAGCCAATAGCCAATAGCAGCGTGCTTCATTCTCCTTGACCATAAGGACTACGTCTCCTACCCTGACGTTTTGTCGCTCTTTGAACAATTTCTGTCGCTGTTGTAACCCTAACAGGTATTCACGTTTCCAACGGGCCCAGAACTGCTCGTCCATATGCTGCGCCTGCTTCCATCTCTGCTTAGAGTGGAAACCTATTGCAATGTCGCAGCCTACAGGTGAATTtcccatgtttaaaagcttgttcggtgtGAGTGGAACCGGGTCTCTACTGTCTGAGGTGACGACAGTTAAGGGCCTACTGTTAACCGTTAcctccacttcacaaaagagtGTGCATAGCCCTTCATAATCCAATTGCTGTGTCCCCAAAACTATATCTAGGACTCTCCTCACGGTACTTATCAACCGTtcccatgctcctccaaaatgtgaggcGCCGGGAGGATTGAAAATAAATTCCACCCCACATTGGAGCAACCCATTGGGCACCTTGTTTCCTGCCAAGAACTCGTAACTGGAGTCGAGAACTTTCCGCGATCCCACAATATTAGTGCCGCAGTTGCATCTAACCATCTTGACCTGACCACGACGagccaaaaacctcctgaaggcaGTAATGAACGAGTCTGATGTGAGATTTGAGGCTacctccaagtgtatggccctcatgttcaaGCAAGTGAATATAACTCCCAATGCTTCATCTGTGCTCTGCCTCGCTTTACGAAGAATGGCCCAAAAAGGTCCACCCCGGTGCGATAAAATGGGGGTTTCCCCGACTCCACGTGATCAGGTGGTagatcggccattagctgctcgatAACCTTTCCATGTGCCCTGCGACACCTGATGCATCTGCTCAGCACGCGTCGCACTGCTGCATGGCCATTAATTACCAAAAATTTCTCCCACATCAAGCTCAGAACATGCATTTCACCCATATGGTTGAaatgctcatgataatactggatcaccatgtctgtcaagTGGCCCTTATACGGTaaaataattggatgcctttcactcggagagatatttgccaaagataacctacctccaatgcacagaagcccatttctcaggattggtttcaaccttcttagAAACCCAAATAGTACctcccttctcaaggctctctatctctatcttgtaatcaacacgctgtgttacctgcactacTACAGTCTCTGCCAAGCTAATAATTTCGGTGGACAAATGCATGTATAGCTCGCGGAGCAGCAGCctatgtttataaataatgtacctagcaaatagcaacaaccaacccaaagcTCTAAGGATCTTGATCCACTTggaatagtggtggatgattttatacaAACCTGTTTGCTTGATATCCAACCCAATCCTGTAACTAATTAtttggtagcctctagttcctgttggtcttatctcacgcttaacttctaatccttccacaccatctgacatttgagctggctcAGTTGGCCAGAAACACTCCTCCTTTAACAGAAACTCCGGCCATTTTCTCCACCTTTCGgactgcttggaacgtgttgcatcgtctgctgggttccactcagagttaacatacctccactctttctgatcactgTCCTCCCTTATCATAGAAACACGATTTACCACAAATGTCTGGCATCTGGCTTGATCATTCCTAATATATCGCAAGACGGTTGTTGAGTcggtccaataatagaccccatctaccctgaaatctatcatggtcGGAATAGTGCTTCCGAGTCTTATGGCCAGTACAGCTGCACTAAGCTCTAGGCGGGGCACTGAAACATGCTTCAATAgtgctacccttgcctttcccattATGAATCTACAAGATACATTTCCCCACGGATCCGAGACCCGCAGGTATGCCACTACTCCTAAAGCCATGAtgcttgcatctgagaacaaatgcaactgtactagggtggctgatttcaatggaataaccttcaggcttcttGGCACACTTATCCCGCTGGTCTGGCTCAGCTTCTTTGCCCACACCTTGATGCGGTCCGTAGTGTCAGAGTCAAATTTCATGTCCCAGgctatctttaatcggcagaggtcctgcatgatgaccctaccctcgattaaaactggcgGCAATATACTGAGCAGATCGTAAATCGAGGCTATAGCTGACAACAAGTCACGCTTAGTCCTTGGAACTAACACTAGCTCTGCTcggacacccaattcatcagtggccaagtACTGCTGTACTCCCAAAGCCTTTGACTTATGTGACTCTGAACCAtctataagctctgaggtgctcctactgtaccactccctcgGGACGGATGACATAACCTCCACACTGGGGCTACTGAACTTTGTCAATGTAAATCCCCCTTTTTTGCAGAGCTCCTTAATCTCTAACTaattgactaacagtgcatctCTACGTTCCTTGGCTCTCAAGGAGTCATCTACATAAAAGTTGTTGGCAACTGTGAACCGTGCTCCCTCTGAAAATTTATTCCCAAAGTCGCTTGCTGTAGGTTTCAGCACGAAGTTGGTAATGCTCGGAGAAGAATAGGCCCCGAACAggtggactgccattctccactctttgggttcctcgtcAAGACTATTTTCCAGCCAAAAGAACCTGAGGTAGTCCCGCTGATGCTCTGGTAACCGTACCTGATAGAACATAGTAttttatatctcctgtataggcaaatagacctccTCTAAAATTTACCAACACACCCAGCAaagagttcatcatatcaggtccctgcaataGTAGGTCGTTCAATAATGtaccctccaccttgcttgcacaatcaaatacaacacggaccttgtctggctggtctggatgttgcacaccaaaTGAGGAATATACCACACATTTCCCGGGCTGGCTGTGGTCACTTgctcagcatagcctttctgttgcatctctgtcatgaaggcactatactgcttagcgtagttaccatccttcactagcttcttacgaaggctgtgcatacggcgaaatgcgatgtcccttgtttctggcaagGGTCCATGATTGTCACGCAGAGGCAATGGCACCTCGTAACTTCCTCCTACAGTTCTAACCCCTCTCTCTATTATCTCTAACAATttcctgtcctctgcagacatttcccttttgttagatgcaacatcgtcatactcGCGATTATAACTTTCAACCAGCATGCGGTCTAACTCAAGGCGGTTGCTTGTCACTTGGATCCTATTGACATGGCCTTGACACCCTTTGTCCTTCGCTCCACATGCTACCCAGCCCAATAATGTTCGTATGGCATGTGGTTCATGGAGGCGTGTCGGGTTGATAACTTCCCTTGGCTCGAGCAAGTGAGGAACattattcccaattaataaacctaccTCAGTATCTACATCTGGGATGTAAATCTCTCGCAAGTGTGGCCAGCGTTCCAGATCTCCAGCCCTGACCACATCACACTCATCAATTGGTATGCGGGAGGCACTCAACACCGGAGGgagtgtaatgcaagtcttgccctcatagtccaatactgacaatccCGAGACTAGGCTGCATGCAACTTCCCCTATTCCGTTGATGGttcaacattcaccttaacgtCCTGTCTCTCAGTgcagcctagggtctgcattaaagcttccgagacaaagcatgtggaactcccattgtACAAGAAAGCCTTCGTcaaaacctcccttccttccctagacctaatccttatcggcacaactgacatccctgtaccaatgctaccccttctaactgccctgaacatagcaattttgtcatgtgtACCTTTCTCCTGAACCACTAAGGCTCTATTTGAGCATGCATATCCTACCACTTCTACCTCCTGGACCACTTCTACCCCCTGGACCACGTATACTTTCTGGTGTCGATGCAACGGAGTTGGATGATTTCCATTACATATGTTACAACTTATCATGTTTCTGCAATACTAagacctatgaccacttctcagacagTTAAAACAGAGCCCCAGCTCCCTTATGGTTACCAGTTTTTCCTCGggtcccatttgagatatttggtggcattcatccacCATATGGGGAcctgtacagtaccaacatgaaagcgggGCAGTTTTGTTACATGAAATTTTCCTAGCCTTAGTTAAACACTCAGCCTTGCTTGGTGCTTTTCCTTCTCCTAATCGAGGGGTGTCTTCCCCTCTGCCCTTCTGAAATAGGTGGCGCCCAAATAAAGGATTTTTCAAGACCCCAGCCTCTCCTTTAATAAAACTTACCAAATCCTCAAACAACACagtcctctttttctctcttatcAGCAACTCTACACCATCGATCCCACACACTAGAGGGGAACTTGCTAAGGATTTacctcattgtttttggattttgtagtTCGGCGATGCCATAAGGGACGCACGAAATTGCATTTCTGCAGGTTTTAAGTGCCACCGATACTTGTCATGCTCTTCCGCGTCGTTTTCCCTCATTtctttccatttaatgatcttATCCACAAATGCGGTGGCTATTTGTTCAAAGTTACCATATcgctcctccagcaacttccttgcctgcctatagccctctgaagcttctaagtTGAGGCAAGCTGCCACTATCTCATTTGGCCTGCCTGTCGTGTATGaatccagatacctcagcctttccttatcattcgtcaactggctactaaagacATCATCAAATGAGCGAATGAACCTAAAATACTTTGTATGATCCCCATCAAACTTAGCTATATCCAGCTTGGGCATCAAGCTTTTAAGGCTGCAAGAGATTAATGCCTGCATGATTTCCTTATTGCTCAAGTCCCCTTGGTCATTCCCGACCGAGCTACAGCATCCACCTAACCTAATCTCGGGTGCTTTTGTATTCAAATGCATGGGTCTCTCACTCCCACTTACATCGGGGTTTGTGTGCTCCCTTATCCTAGGGATGTGAGTATTTCTCTATCATTTTCCTCAAAATCTTGTAGAACCTTCTCCTCTGCCTCCATTCCAGCTAACTCTGCCTCTAAACTGAGCTTCTCCCTCTTAGATCTTAGCACTGCTTCCTCTCTCTCTATGGCCTGTATCTCCTTCATCATCTGTAATTTTGCTGCCAACTTGGCTCTAGAAGCAGCTAATAATACACGCCTGCTCCCAGTAGAACTCGCGCACGACCGCTGAGATCTCCCTGAAGCAACAGATTGCATACCAATGACTGATGCGCTAAcccccaaatttaaatgtccttcctCTTCTGTGGGCTCCTCAGTACACTTGCCTACCTTGTGGCCCTGATTAACTCCACTATCCTGCTTAACCTTAAGTCCCtgcaaaaactcctgtacctctacgccATCCTTCAGACTTGTTCCCTCCTTTTGTGAGGCTTCTGGCATCCAATTCCTCTCTCAACtgcgcaacctttagggtctccattttcctaggctCCGTTCTGGCCctccctatgagctaacaaaattccctagttgaatcgtagctgaccTACCAATGAGTGGCCAAGAACCTGCACTACTTAATGAAGACCACTACCAGTACCTATGTTGCGACTTCATAAATATCCTCCAAGCCTAGAGAGCAATCCCTAAATGTATTAATGTCTCATGTCCCAGACCtcaacctgaaataactcctacctgaaataactcctacctgaaagaaCTCATACCAAAATAACTTCTACTTGACATATCCCAGtctctacctgaaagaactcctacctgaaacagcccagcctctacctgaaagaactcatACCTGAAATAACCCAGCATCTATCTGTTATAGCCTGCCCTCtattgaaagaactcctacctgaaatagcctagcctctacctgaaagaactcatACCTGAAATAACCCACCTTCTTTCTGGAAGAattcctacctgaaataacttctaaacTCCTACCTGAAGAGATTCTAAATAGCCCCTACTTGAAATAGCTAAGCCCCTCCTTGTTATACCTAATTTCTAATACCGTGCAGCATGCGGCAAACAAACATCGGTCAAACTGAGAACTTTAGTGACCATTGGCTTAGGATGACAGTGCCCGTAACCAACGTTGGAAAGGGTTTCTTCATACAATCCACAAATAAGTAAAGCTAAATTGGGTAACCGTAACGTTACGTGCCAAGTTCTCATTTGAATGGGTTCTAAATTGGACATTCCAAGAAATATTTTAATACCACACACAAAATAAACTTATGTATCAAAGCAAAACTGTGATACCATTaacctaaaaccagttataaggacctaTAGACGATTATACCCAAACCAAATACAGAACCAAGGGACCACATTATAAATATTCCATAAGGTTTTCCCTCGCCGATCAGAGGTtactaaatcaaaatcaaaatacataaacccaactttctgactttctctaaGTCTTAATGCACTACATACATCTATTCCTGCTCACGTTCTAATTGAAAATGCCttacaaataaactactcaagttCAAATGTGAAATTTTCAAAACCATTTGTAATTAGACATAAAAACTCCTCTGTCTTAAAGAAAACAAGATAATTGTCACTTCTCAATGATCTTCGTCAATATCTTAGATATCAATAAGGTAATCACGCCTTACAACTTACGAACATTTAATACCCTAATAAATCTAGGGTCATGTGAATAAAAACATATTACTCATGTTGACAGCAACAAACCTTAAACATGAGAAGACAATACCTAATTGCGCCTATTAtataacataagtttttttttcccaACTTAGCTTCTTAGTGGCATGATGTCGGCAGACTTCTTGTCCTTTTTCTCAGCTTTCCAAAGGGACCAGGTGCTGTGACTTCACGCGCTTCGTCAGACTTCCACCTACCCGCGCTGTGCCATAAACTTCCTCCAAACCAGTTTCGTGATTATGGACGGCCCTCTTGCGGGTTGTTGTGAAAGATTCGTCgagtattttgatgtttatttagtCGAAGGTCACTTGAAAAATTACAGACAATAAGACATTCATAGTGAAAATTCTTCatttaatctaagaaaaaaaaatatatttaaagaaaaactctattctttaatacatttttaaaaacatcaatgttttattggaaaaactctattgctataatttcagtaattgtaattcctttgtataCTATTTCCTtcattacacattttttttattaacatttccaataaagacctctggtcgGATAACTTGATTATAAAATTCATATTACTAGGTGGGCGAATCCCTTGATTCTGCTACACATTGAATCCTTAAaaaatatgcactaagcattaataggcgtcattaaagtcatgagagaattccactaaatagctattcgatctgtggcatgttttatctagcctaacccctaacgacctctattttccctcattaaattgtaaagacctcttgataacatccttTACTTACCGAACTGTTTGCATGCCCACTGCAAGGACCGTCTGTCTCTGTCCCCTCGTGGACCGTTGACAAACCCTACCGAGGGAACGCCACCGTTAACAAGCACACCCCTCACTATGTTTTCactgtctatatttcatcatattaacagctctatttagctattgttatttaaacagcaaccctgacaacccttttaagtctataaatctcagaacactgtgacgcttaccttataattccatctaaaggtcctCAATGTGAACTTTCCCAAACATGTCCTCTCTCTATGATGACTTTGTTTGAAAGGAAGGTTGCCGCTTACCCAAGCGCTTGATTTGAGAGGGCGGCGGAAGTTGGACTGATGgttccttttgtttttttgttactaacatataaagtGTCCCCcataatttttgttattttcttattatttgataaAGCGTACGCCTCTATTAGTGACCCGAAACTTAATTACAagttttggatttaccacgaacagtcattcgaagttgcgcagggaaaagtgaaatttaccTGCGTGAAATTTCCCTGCATTTACAGTTACTCAAatgtcaaaatgttaaaaagagctagtgtaacaagctttgaatatacagaaataaacgttatgtaagaaaacagaaaaaacggattttgagcgaagcaaaaaatctatttttgggtgaggtagccatatcgtcctgatggaagttcctttgttagtagcttcctaggtatatttgactacagtgatatatcccagagaatttaccaaaggtatacagaattctaacgcctggagcgaatatcccttagaaattttaaaagggatatcgtgtaatatcaaaggacgtattcttgacacgccgcatagctatctacacccctaatagcactttcgcttcgaggggaaaagtggcaagaattataggagaatCGTTAAAAAGGCAACGCTCCTattaccgtactgtaaatagtgcaccaaTCCGCCACCGTGCGGCGCCACCTAACCATTCTTAGTAGCTctgtaggtgttacagatacagtaccatagggaggaatTCATTATCCTTCTGTCAaaaagagggcgggtccatcaggacgacatggctacctcacccaaaaattgatttttcgcttcgctcaaaatccgttttttgggctcaggccatgtcgtcctgatggaagtttaccagagcattaatgtatctgtggattttcaataatgccgttcatctcgagatagaTTTTCCTTTGGTCTCCTGGACCTAGAGACACTGGATGTTACCATTATacgtcattcaactgatcatggaatatgtcagtgcttcctgccccctacagggaagagtctgggttgactcaaggaaaaaaccagaggattgtgagttcaaggaacaatctagcaaacagtttgtatattagtgtcgtcatatacataaagcatagtttgtacttagatggtgtcgatctgtgtaggttactgatacctcccgagtctggttgtaaaagagacagacaggtttatatacatgtaggaaaccttaattcagtaagataaacagtttagtccAATCAGTCCTTACCTGTtggcttggaacagtaataaccttagttCCCAATGTTTTCTTAAATATTGATAGGATCAAAAGACGCTCTgactttttattcataatttagaatatttggggcgaaaagagacgcaaagattcctgctattgtttattacaataaaaatagaaatcatggttgtaatcaattaaattttacgctgaacaattctgcataaaggcataattagtaataacagaaatataataagtttcacctgaaaaggaaacaaaagccactctatgggaaatatgaatATTTCACTATGAATTCTGTTGTTataaggaacactatgcatataagtatgcatggcacttgtgttagtctattatgcttaatgtcacctgtgtagttagaacagtctatagtgtcatcactagacacatcactcaacatgatataccttaagagtctatcatgtacacccttcattaaaagtcccaaatagtgcactgttcttcgcagaaatcaagcggcaggttttggtacactacctgccgccaccacataatattttatttcctgtaattgcttcgcgtagtgtttgaaaaatactctggatgacttccatcgagtataagcacgaaggctttcaaacgacatggtctggaagaaattcagagacgaggcaactttcctcggataataacctgcgggtgtactgtctggatccgctctgcgaataaaataggtgattttcgccctcatctgtttcaaggataacattgaacctgatgtttctcccctgaaaagctgacctcccttaaagtctgaagttctacgaagatggacctttaggtattccactgggcagagggatgcttcttccttcagagggcagattctccagggaccccacctcttagtgggcagctcgttcttggcaagaaacgttgggtccagaaagaggttcagttctccgcagtttgtgaactgaatgtggccatcatccctcgagagggccaccttttcgctaactctggctcctgaggctagtgcaaagaagaatatcaccttttgagtcaagtctttcagcgagcaatcttcattgttcagagttgatgctaagtgaagaaccttatccaa is part of the Palaemon carinicauda isolate YSFRI2023 chromosome 15, ASM3689809v2, whole genome shotgun sequence genome and encodes:
- the LOC137654038 gene encoding uncharacterized protein, translated to MSSVPREWYSRSTSELIDGSESHKSKALGVQQYLATDELGVRAELVLVPRTKRDLLSAIASIYDLLSILPPVLIEGRVIMQDLCRLKIAWDMKFDSDTTDRIKVWAKKLSQTSGISVPRSLKVIPLKSATLVQLHLFSDASIMALGVVAYLRVSDPWGNVSCRFIMGKARVALLKHVSVPRLELSAAVLAIRLGSTIPTMIDFRVDGVYYWTDSTTVLRYIRNDQARCQTFVVNRVSMIREDSDQKEWRYVNSEWNPADDATRSKQSERWRKWPEFLLKEECFWPTEPAQMSDGVEGLEVKREIRPTGTRGYQIISYRIGLDIKQTGLYKIIHHYSKWIKILRALGWLLLFARYIIYKHRLLLRELYMHLSTEIISLAETVVVQVTQRVDYKIEIESLEKGGTIWVSKKVETNPEKWASVHWR
- the LOC137654039 gene encoding uncharacterized protein, whose amino-acid sequence is MHLNTKAPEIRLGGCCSSVGNDQGDLSNKEIMQALISCSLKSLMPKLDIAKFDGDHTKYFRFIRSFDDVFSSQLTNDKERLRYLDSYTTGRPNEIVAACLNLEASEGYRQARKLLEERYGNFEQIATAFVDKIIKWKEMRENDAEEHDKYRWHLKPAEMQFRASLMASPNYKIQKQ
- the LOC137654037 gene encoding uncharacterized protein; the encoded protein is MRAIHLEVASNLTSDSFITAFRRFLARRGQVKMVRCNCGTNIVGSRKVLDSSYEFLAGNKVPNGLLQCGVEFIFNPPGASHFGGAWERLISTVRRVLDIVLGTQQLDYEGLCTLFCEVEVTVNSRPLTVVTSDSRDPVPLTPNKLLNMGNSPVGCDIAIGFHSKQRWKQAQHMDEQFWARWKREYLLGLQQRQKLFKERQNVRVGDVVLMVKENEARCYWLLAKVVQTEVGKDSLVRKVTVRREGKEYDRPLLKLVLILEEETDLVGITQQLVLNPLVLKRFQRGGCKRREISRREISLFPVQLQMTVRGKSKTCN